The proteins below come from a single Paramormyrops kingsleyae isolate MSU_618 chromosome 25, PKINGS_0.4, whole genome shotgun sequence genomic window:
- the LOC111837381 gene encoding tryptophan 2,3-dioxygenase B-like, producing MLKVVSRLQRITMIFRLLVDQFAVLETMTALDFYDFREYLTPASGFQSLQFRLLENKLGVSDNQRVPYNRRHYREHFHGQDVEELLRSEQELSLLRLVEKWLERTPGLEKDGFNFWGKLQINVEEGFNHELKKLEQQPESEKKVEMIEELVKQREVFTSLFDEKNHERLLCVGERRLSYKALQGALMIYHYREEPRFQVPFQVLTSLMDIDALMSKWRYNHVCMAQRMIGNKAGTGGSSGYHYLRSTVSDRYMVFVDFFSLVTFLVPRTWVPKLDPGIHKILFTAECYDSSYCSSEDSD from the exons ATGCTGAAAGTTGTAAGTCGATTGCAGAGAATTACAATGATCTTCAGACTTCTGGTTGACCAGTTTGCTGTCCTGGAAACCATGACTGCCTTGGATTTTTACGATTTCCG GGAATATTTGACTCCAGCCTCTGGATTCCAGAGTCTTCAGTTCAGGCTGCTGGAGAACAAGCTCGGGGTTTCAGACAACCAGAGGGTCCCTTACAATCGTCGCCACTACAGAGAGCACTTCCACGGACAGGACGTTGAAGAATTGCTGAGATCTGAGCAGGAACTAAGTCTTCTGCGGCTAGTTGAG AAATGGCTGGAGAGAACTCCTGGACTTGAAAAAGATGGATTCAACTTTTGGGGGAAACTACAAATAAACGTCGAAGAGGGTTTCAACCATGAACTGAAGAAACTTGAG CAACAACCAGAGTCAGAGAAAAAGGTGGAAATGATAGAAGAACTCGTCAAACAGAGGGAGGTCTTTACTTCTTTGTTTGACGAAAAGAATCACGAGCGACTTTTGTGCGTAG GTGAGAGGCGACTGTCTTACAAAGCCCTCCAAGGAGCTCTGATGATCTACCACTACAG AGAGGAGCCTCGTTTCCAGGTTCCCTTCCAGGTCCTCACCTCCTTGATGGACATCGACGCCCTCATGTCAAAGTGGAGAT ACAACCATGTGTGCATGGCCCAGCGCATGATTGGTAATAAGGCTGGCACTGGGGGGTCATCTGGCTACCACTACCTGCGGTCTACAGTCAG TGATCGCTACATGGTCTTTGTGGATTTCTTCAGTCTCGTCACGTTCCTGGTGCCTCGGACCTGGGTGCCCAAGCTGGACCCCGGTATCCACAAGATCCTCTTCACTGCGGAATGTTACGATAGCTCCTACTGTAGCAGCGAGGACTCTGATTAG